One Helianthus annuus cultivar XRQ/B chromosome 7, HanXRQr2.0-SUNRISE, whole genome shotgun sequence genomic region harbors:
- the LOC110887581 gene encoding protein FAR1-RELATED SEQUENCE 5-like, which produces MTRVVWNDTIIPEDFETEWHSIMSTFGLENHKWLKDMYDLRFDWIPSYYNGENLAGLMRTTSRCESENYFFGQFCNPRCTLVEFFTHFETAMDPPRHEHRRNDHDTRYTQSKMWSDFVLEKQASEIYTKTIFQDIQIKIDAAITKCMSKTHDTGVQYNKQEDGLSICCTCKRFEQFGILCRHIFYVLRYDDIIEFPRRYVLRRWMRDVVSNGTIHCNIRFDEIGRSNEIDKVFREITVANKCVVNIDKADEVMVVVPPPSCKDRFADMGGNLEKSDSMIRVTIKIRTKGCSVQKRIKSNREIAIQKSSKIQKSCRVCGGKGHNSRTCKEKVSSTAIGSINTM; this is translated from the exons ATGACTCGTGTTGTTTGGAATGATACTATTATTCCAGAAGATTTTGAAACTGAGTGGCATTCAATAATGTCTACTTTTGGATTAGAAAATCATAAATGGTTAAAAGATATGTACGATCTTCGATTTGATTGGATACCCTCTTATTACAATGGAGAGAATTTGGCTGGTCTTATGCGTACTACGTCTAGATGTGAAAGCGAGAATTACTTCTTTGGACAGTTTTGTAATCCAAGATGTACACTTGTTGAATTTTTCACTCATTTTGAGACTGCAATGGATCCTCCTAGGCATGAGCATAGGAGGAATGATCATGATACAAGGTATACTCAGTCTAAGATGTGGAGTGACTTTGTACTGGAGAAACAAGCATCAGAAATATATACCAAAACAATTTTTCAAGATATTCAGATTAAAATTGATGCTGCCATTACGAAGTGTATGTCAAAGACTCATGATACTGGG GTTCAATACAACAAACAAGAAGATGGTTTAAGTATATGTTGTACTTGCAAACGGTTTGAACAATTTGGTATATTGTGCCGCCATATATTTTATGTTCTACggtatgatgatataattgaGTTTCCTAGAAGATATGTTCTCAGAAGATGGATGAGAGATGTTGTTTCAAATGGCACAATTCATTGTAATATTCGGTTTGATGAGATTGGTAGGAGTAATGAAATTGATAAAGTTTTTAGAGAAATCACTGTAGCAAATAAATGTGTGGTTAATATTGATAAAGCTGATGAGGTTATGGTCGTTGTGCCGCCGCCTAGTTGCAAAGATAGGTTTGCTGATATGGGAGGAAACCTAGAAAAGTCTGATTCTATGATTCGTGTCACGATCAAAATAAGGACAAAAGGATGCAGTGTACAAAAAAGGATAAAGTCTAATCGTGAGATTGCAATTCAGAAATCTTCAAAGATCCAGAAATCGTGTCGTGTATGTGGTGGAAAAGGACATAACAGTCGTACATGTAAAGAGAAGGTTTCTTCTACTGCTATTGGGTCTATCAATACAAtgtaa